One segment of Nitrospirota bacterium DNA contains the following:
- a CDS encoding type 1 glutamine amidotransferase: MSQRGIGYRYVRLFEGEPVPHDPGAFSGIIILGGPMNVYEEDKYPYLKDEDIFIKKAMMNDMPSLGICLGAQLIAKAAGARVSKGTKKEIGWYTLSLTKDSSRDRVFNTLPDELNVFQWHGDTFEIPEGATRLAGSGLFPNQAYRIGSRIYGIQFHLEVTKEMINQWISEYRGELSRLDYINANEIVSRTPEYIDTLNVSAGIFFDKFFE, from the coding sequence ATGTCACAAAGAGGCATCGGATACAGGTATGTACGACTCTTTGAAGGTGAGCCTGTCCCTCATGATCCTGGAGCATTCTCCGGTATTATAATTCTTGGCGGTCCCATGAATGTTTATGAGGAAGACAAGTACCCATATCTTAAAGATGAAGATATCTTTATTAAGAAGGCAATGATGAACGATATGCCGAGCCTCGGCATCTGCCTCGGGGCTCAGTTGATTGCGAAGGCAGCCGGGGCAAGAGTAAGTAAAGGCACAAAAAAAGAGATCGGATGGTATACACTGAGCCTCACGAAAGACAGCAGTCGGGACAGGGTCTTCAATACACTTCCTGATGAGCTTAATGTGTTCCAGTGGCATGGAGATACCTTTGAAATTCCTGAGGGTGCAACACGGCTTGCCGGTTCAGGACTTTTCCCAAACCAGGCTTACCGCATAGGCAGCAGGATTTATGGTATACAATTCCATCTTGAAGTTACAAAGGAAATGATTAACCAGTGGATATCAGAATATAGAGGAGAACTCTCCAGACTTGATTATATTAATGCCAACGAAATAGTTTCCAGGACACCTGAATACATTGATACCCTAAACGTTAGTGCCGGTATCTTCTTTGACAAGTTTTTCGAATAA
- a CDS encoding serine--tRNA ligase, giving the protein EYVHTINGSGLAVGRSLVAILENYQQADGTVIIPEALRSYMGGMERIN; this is encoded by the coding sequence CGGAATATGTCCATACGATAAACGGTTCAGGGCTTGCAGTAGGCAGGTCACTTGTGGCAATATTAGAGAATTATCAGCAGGCAGACGGAACAGTAATAATACCTGAAGCTCTCAGGAGCTACATGGGTGGAATGGAAAGGATTAATTAA
- a CDS encoding DUF2155 domain-containing protein, whose translation MKSINKIILFTLCINSIIGLNACTKKEQPKPLAHEQQAMMPSHADVQMPSSEQMKIVLSDEVKAKWKGVIITVMDKQTMNGRDYKIPIGTNFTISGSNIEVQTGTFLPDLVIENNVYSTESAELGNPAVQVEVKEGGKEIFRGWLFQKYPTVHPFKHDRYSITLKEPVSAL comes from the coding sequence ATGAAATCTATCAATAAAATAATACTTTTTACACTTTGTATCAATTCCATTATTGGTCTTAATGCATGCACTAAGAAGGAACAGCCGAAGCCGCTGGCTCACGAGCAGCAGGCAATGATGCCGTCACATGCTGATGTTCAGATGCCATCATCAGAACAGATGAAGATTGTCCTTTCCGATGAGGTTAAAGCTAAATGGAAGGGGGTCATAATAACAGTAATGGACAAGCAGACCATGAATGGCAGGGACTACAAGATACCAATTGGGACAAATTTTACAATATCCGGCAGTAATATTGAGGTTCAAACCGGAACTTTCCTGCCTGACCTTGTGATTGAAAATAACGTCTATTCTACTGAATCTGCTGAACTGGGTAATCCTGCAGTACAGGTCGAGGTAAAAGAGGGCGGTAAAGAAATCTTCAGGGGCTGGCTATTCCAGAAATATCCGACTGTCCATCCATTCAAACACGACCGGTATTCAATTACATTAAAAGAACCTGTTTCTGCTTTATAA